A genomic region of Mycolicibacterium poriferae contains the following coding sequences:
- a CDS encoding L-aspartate oxidase has protein sequence MTRSPACGGSSPIAACGGSNLWRQRADVVVIGTGVAGLAAALAAHRRGRTVVVLSKVGDTATFYAQGGIAVVLPESFRDTDDSVDAHVADTLAAGAGLCDPDAVRSIVADGYRAVTDLVGWGARFDESAAGGWALTREGGHTRHRIIHAGGDATGAEVQRALDDAAARLDVRHNHVAVDLMLDDGTVSGVLVLSDDGPGVIHAPSVIIATGGLGHLYQATTNPEGSTGDGIALAMWAGMAVSDVEFVQFHPTMLFDPGSTGRRPLITEALRGEGAVLVDAHGQSVTAGTHPMGDLAPRDVVAAAIEARLTQTGDACVFLDARAIDRLPERFPTVTAACLRAGIDPVRELIPVVPGAHYSCGGVATDVHGRTEVAGLFAAGEAARTGMHGANRLASNSLLEGLVVGGRAGTAAAEHAAHAGPTRVAAAALPARPAVPRAELQRAMTTHASVTRTGDGLAALQEILDGAPMRRLSRRRDVEDAALTTVAGALAAATRARTESRGCHHRADFPDTDPAQAFSRTLVPEVAGT, from the coding sequence ATGACGCGCTCACCCGCCTGCGGCGGGAGTAGCCCAATCGCCGCCTGCGGCGGCAGTAACCTCTGGCGCCAGCGCGCCGACGTCGTCGTCATCGGCACCGGCGTAGCCGGCTTGGCCGCGGCGCTGGCCGCGCACCGCCGCGGCCGCACGGTGGTCGTGCTGAGCAAGGTCGGGGACACCGCCACGTTCTACGCGCAGGGCGGCATCGCGGTGGTGTTGCCGGAGAGCTTTCGCGACACCGACGACTCCGTCGACGCACACGTCGCCGACACACTCGCCGCGGGCGCGGGACTGTGTGATCCCGACGCCGTCCGATCGATCGTGGCCGACGGGTACCGCGCCGTCACCGACCTGGTCGGGTGGGGAGCCCGGTTCGACGAATCCGCAGCCGGCGGCTGGGCGCTGACCCGCGAAGGCGGCCACACCCGGCACCGCATCATCCACGCCGGAGGCGACGCCACTGGCGCGGAGGTCCAGCGGGCTCTGGACGACGCTGCAGCCCGGCTCGACGTCCGACACAACCACGTCGCGGTGGACCTGATGCTCGACGACGGAACGGTGTCCGGGGTCCTGGTCCTCAGCGACGACGGCCCCGGGGTCATCCACGCGCCCTCGGTGATCATCGCGACGGGAGGTCTGGGGCATCTGTACCAGGCCACCACCAACCCCGAAGGCTCGACCGGTGACGGCATCGCCCTGGCGATGTGGGCCGGGATGGCGGTCAGCGACGTCGAGTTCGTCCAATTCCACCCGACCATGCTGTTCGACCCGGGCAGTACCGGCCGGCGACCGCTCATCACCGAGGCGCTGCGCGGTGAAGGGGCTGTGCTCGTCGACGCCCACGGCCAGTCGGTGACCGCGGGCACCCATCCGATGGGCGATCTGGCGCCGCGCGACGTCGTCGCGGCCGCGATCGAGGCCCGTCTGACGCAGACCGGTGATGCGTGCGTGTTTCTCGACGCACGGGCCATCGACCGTCTGCCTGAACGTTTTCCCACCGTCACCGCCGCGTGCCTGCGAGCGGGGATCGACCCGGTGCGGGAGCTCATCCCGGTGGTTCCAGGCGCCCACTACAGCTGTGGGGGAGTCGCCACCGATGTGCACGGCCGGACCGAGGTGGCCGGCTTGTTCGCCGCAGGGGAAGCGGCGCGCACCGGGATGCACGGCGCCAACCGGCTGGCCAGCAACAGCCTCCTGGAAGGGCTCGTCGTCGGAGGACGCGCCGGAACGGCCGCCGCCGAACACGCCGCGCACGCCGGCCCCACCCGGGTCGCTGCGGCGGCGCTCCCGGCCCGGCCGGCGGTACCGCGCGCCGAGCTGCAACGGGCGATGACCACCCACGCCTCCGTCACCCGCACCGGTGACGGGTTGGCTGCTCTGCAGGAGATTCTCGACGGCGCGCCGATGCGCCGGCTGAGCAGGCGCCGCGACGTCGAAGACGCAGCGCTGACGACGGTGGCGGGCGCCCTCGCGGCCGCCACCCGCGCGCGCACCGAATCCCGCGGGTGTCATCACCGCGCCGACTTCCCGGACACCGATCCGGCGCAGGCTTTCAGTCGCACTTTGGTTCCGGAGGTGGCGGGCACATGA
- a CDS encoding LysE family transporter codes for MTWQMWLAFFGAAIVIAVSPGAGAVQSMATGATHGIKRGYWSIAGLEAGLVLQLALVAVGLGAAVANSILAFTIIKWLGVAYLAYLAVRQWRAATVDLVSRLDDAAGGGRSALLVRGFLVNASNPKALVFFLAVMPQFVVPTAPLLPQYLAIGATMVVVDLVVMGLYTGLAVRLLTWLRTPRQQTALNRVFSGLFAGAAVVLALVRRGPAAA; via the coding sequence ATGACCTGGCAGATGTGGCTGGCGTTCTTCGGGGCGGCGATCGTGATCGCGGTGTCGCCGGGCGCCGGCGCGGTCCAGTCGATGGCCACCGGGGCGACGCACGGAATCAAGCGCGGGTACTGGTCCATCGCGGGGCTGGAGGCGGGCCTGGTCCTGCAGCTGGCGCTGGTCGCCGTCGGCCTGGGGGCCGCCGTGGCGAACTCGATCCTGGCGTTCACGATCATCAAATGGCTCGGGGTGGCCTACCTGGCCTACCTGGCGGTGCGGCAGTGGCGCGCCGCCACGGTCGACCTTGTCAGCCGGCTCGACGATGCTGCCGGCGGGGGGCGTTCCGCGCTGCTGGTGCGTGGCTTCCTGGTCAATGCCAGCAATCCCAAGGCGCTGGTGTTCTTTCTGGCGGTGATGCCGCAGTTCGTCGTGCCGACCGCCCCGCTGCTGCCTCAATACCTGGCCATCGGGGCCACGATGGTGGTGGTCGATCTGGTCGTGATGGGCCTCTACACCGGGCTGGCGGTACGGCTGTTGACCTGGCTGCGCACACCCCGCCAGCAGACCGCGCTCAACCGTGTCTTCTCGGGCTTGTTCGCCGGCGCCGCGGTGGTGCTGGCGTTGGTGCGCCGCGGTCCCGCCGCGGCCTGA
- the bioB gene encoding biotin synthase BioB has protein sequence MSDILAVAREQVLERGEGLDQDQTLQVLQLPDDRLDELLALAHDVRMAWCGPDVEVEGIISLKTGGCPEDCHFCSQSGLFASPVRSAWLDVPSLVEAAKQTAKSGATEFCIVAAVRGPDERLMAQVAAGIEAIRNEVDIHIACSLGMLSPDQVEQLAAMGVHRYNHNLETARSFFTNVVTTHSWEERWGTLQMVREAGMEVCCGGILGMGETLEQRAEFAANLAELDPHEVPLNFLNPRPGTPFGDLEVLPASEALKAVAAFRLALPRTMLRFAGGREITLGDLGAKKGILGGINAVIVGNYLTTLGRPAEADLELLDDLQMPIKALNATL, from the coding sequence GTGAGCGACATTCTGGCGGTAGCGCGCGAGCAGGTGCTGGAGCGGGGCGAGGGCCTCGACCAGGACCAGACGCTGCAGGTGCTGCAACTTCCAGACGATCGACTCGACGAGTTGTTGGCGTTGGCTCATGACGTCCGTATGGCCTGGTGCGGCCCCGACGTCGAGGTCGAGGGCATCATCAGCCTGAAGACCGGTGGCTGCCCCGAGGACTGCCACTTCTGTTCGCAGTCGGGCCTTTTCGCCTCGCCGGTGCGCAGTGCGTGGCTGGATGTGCCCAGCCTCGTGGAGGCCGCCAAGCAGACCGCCAAGTCCGGGGCGACCGAGTTCTGCATCGTCGCGGCGGTGCGCGGACCCGATGAGCGGTTGATGGCCCAGGTCGCGGCCGGCATCGAGGCGATCCGCAACGAGGTCGACATCCACATCGCCTGTTCGCTGGGCATGCTCAGCCCTGATCAGGTCGAACAGCTCGCGGCCATGGGAGTGCACCGGTACAACCACAACCTCGAGACGGCGCGTTCTTTCTTCACCAACGTGGTGACCACCCACAGCTGGGAAGAGCGCTGGGGCACTCTGCAAATGGTGCGCGAAGCCGGCATGGAGGTGTGCTGCGGCGGCATCCTGGGCATGGGCGAGACGCTCGAGCAGCGCGCGGAGTTCGCCGCCAACCTCGCCGAACTCGACCCCCACGAAGTGCCGTTGAACTTCCTGAATCCGCGACCGGGCACACCGTTCGGCGATCTGGAGGTGCTGCCCGCGTCCGAGGCGCTCAAGGCCGTAGCCGCGTTCCGGCTGGCGCTGCCGCGCACGATGCTGCGCTTCGCAGGTGGGCGCGAGATCACGCTGGGAGACCTGGGGGCCAAGAAGGGCATTCTGGGCGGCATCAACGCGGTCATCGTCGGCAACTACCTGACCACCCTGGGTCGGCCCGCCGAGGCCGACCTCGAGCTGTTGGACGATCTGCAGATGCCGATCAAGGCCCTCAACGCCACGCTGTGA
- the hisD gene encoding histidinol dehydrogenase has product MDSVNLTPGPLRRIDLRGTTLSAAGLRGALPRGGVDVDAVVPTVRPIVDAVADRGTAAALEYGASFDGVRPDRIRVPSEKLAAALAALDPDIRTALNVAIERARTVHADQRRTDTTTTLAPGATVTERWVPVERVGLYVPGGNAVYPSSVVMNVVPAQTAGVDSLVIASPPQAANPADFQGLPHPTILAAAALLGVDEVWSVGGAQAVALLAYGGADTDGGELAPVDMITGPGNIYVTAAKRICRSQVGIDAEAGPTEIAILADHTADPAHVAADLISQAEHDEMAASVLVTPSTELADATDRELARQLETTVHRQRVTTALSGDQSATVLVDDIDAGVRVVNAYAAEHLEIQTADASDVAGRIRSAGAIFVGPWAPVSLGDYCAGSNHVLPTAGCARHSSGLSVQTFLRGIHVVDYTEAALKDVAGHVITLAQAENLPSHGEAVRRRFES; this is encoded by the coding sequence ATGGACAGCGTGAATCTAACGCCAGGGCCTCTGCGACGCATCGACCTGCGCGGTACCACGCTGTCGGCGGCCGGGCTGCGTGGCGCCCTGCCCCGCGGTGGTGTCGACGTCGACGCGGTGGTGCCGACGGTCAGGCCCATCGTCGACGCGGTCGCCGACCGCGGTACGGCGGCCGCCCTGGAGTACGGCGCCTCGTTCGACGGTGTGCGCCCCGACCGCATCCGTGTCCCGTCCGAGAAGCTCGCAGCCGCGCTCGCGGCGCTGGACCCGGACATCCGCACCGCACTGAACGTCGCCATCGAGCGCGCCCGCACCGTGCACGCCGATCAACGTCGCACCGACACCACCACCACACTCGCGCCCGGTGCGACGGTGACCGAACGCTGGGTGCCCGTCGAGCGGGTCGGGCTCTACGTTCCCGGCGGCAACGCGGTGTACCCGTCGAGCGTCGTGATGAACGTCGTTCCGGCCCAGACCGCGGGCGTGGACTCGCTGGTCATCGCCAGCCCGCCCCAGGCCGCCAACCCGGCCGACTTCCAGGGCCTGCCGCACCCGACGATCCTGGCGGCGGCAGCGCTGCTGGGCGTCGACGAAGTGTGGTCGGTCGGTGGCGCGCAGGCCGTCGCGCTGCTCGCATACGGGGGCGCCGACACGGATGGCGGCGAACTCGCGCCGGTCGACATGATCACCGGACCCGGCAACATCTATGTCACGGCCGCCAAGCGGATCTGCCGTTCGCAGGTGGGCATCGACGCCGAAGCCGGCCCGACCGAGATCGCGATCCTGGCCGATCACACCGCCGACCCCGCCCACGTGGCCGCCGACCTGATCAGCCAGGCCGAGCACGACGAGATGGCCGCCAGCGTGCTGGTCACCCCCAGCACCGAACTCGCCGATGCGACCGATCGGGAGCTCGCCCGGCAGTTGGAGACCACGGTGCACCGACAGCGGGTCACCACCGCGCTGAGCGGCGATCAGTCGGCGACGGTGCTCGTCGACGACATTGACGCCGGAGTGCGCGTCGTCAACGCCTACGCCGCCGAGCACCTCGAGATCCAGACCGCCGACGCCTCCGACGTGGCAGGCCGAATCCGTTCCGCCGGTGCGATTTTCGTCGGCCCGTGGGCGCCGGTGAGTCTCGGGGACTACTGCGCCGGGTCGAACCACGTGCTGCCCACCGCGGGATGCGCCCGGCACTCCAGCGGATTGTCGGTGCAGACCTTCCTGCGCGGCATCCACGTCGTCGACTACACCGAGGCGGCGCTCAAAGACGTGGCGGGCCACGTGATCACGTTGGCGCAGGCCGAGAACCTGCCCAGCCACGGGGAAGCGGTGCGCCGGAGGTTCGAGTCGTGA
- a CDS encoding DUF2567 domain-containing protein, producing MSPSREEPRTSPGRAAVTVVAGMAVAGVLVGALWVWLAPGIHGVVALTDDGDRVQAYLGNESEHLFTAAAMAVGFLSVLAVIAAVLVWQWRPHRGPLQASALAVGSVAAAAVATGVGALGAHWRYGSVDVPGAPVSPENRVHYVVEAPAVFFGHSPLVIAATLLLPAAVAATVYLLCAVSAPRDDLGAWPPVDYLAVPTDRTATVGSVPPVGPSSPLP from the coding sequence ATGAGCCCCTCGCGTGAAGAGCCGAGAACCTCTCCCGGACGCGCCGCGGTGACGGTGGTGGCCGGCATGGCTGTGGCCGGTGTGCTGGTGGGCGCGTTGTGGGTGTGGCTGGCGCCCGGGATCCACGGAGTCGTCGCGTTGACCGACGACGGCGATCGCGTCCAGGCCTACCTCGGTAACGAGTCGGAGCATCTGTTCACTGCCGCGGCGATGGCCGTCGGCTTCCTCTCGGTGCTGGCCGTGATTGCCGCGGTGCTGGTATGGCAGTGGCGTCCGCATCGCGGTCCGCTGCAGGCTTCTGCGCTGGCCGTCGGCTCGGTTGCGGCCGCCGCCGTCGCGACGGGGGTGGGGGCGCTGGGCGCCCACTGGCGCTACGGCTCGGTCGACGTGCCGGGGGCTCCGGTGTCACCGGAGAACCGGGTTCACTACGTCGTGGAGGCGCCGGCGGTCTTCTTCGGGCACTCACCGCTGGTGATCGCGGCGACGCTGCTGCTGCCCGCGGCCGTGGCCGCGACGGTGTACCTGCTGTGCGCGGTATCGGCCCCGCGCGACGACCTCGGTGCCTGGCCGCCGGTGGACTATCTCGCCGTTCCTACAGATCGAACCGCGACAGTGGGGTCCGTTCCACCCGTCGGCCCGTCATCACCTTTGCCGTGA
- the nadC gene encoding carboxylating nicotinate-nucleotide diphosphorylase, translating into MIDLTCTALSEGELTEARGVIARALDEDLRYGPDVTTLATVPADATTTASVVSREPGVLAGADVALMVLDDVLGPDSYRVTHRVPDGSRLEPGGVALTIEGPTRGILTAERTMLNVLCHLSGIATTTAAWVEAISGTRAQIRDTRKTLPGLRALQKYAVRVGGGVNHRMGLGDAALIKDNHVAAAGSILAALRQVRAAAPDLPCEVEVDSLEQLDEILAEDVELVLLDNFPVWQTQIAVQRRDTRAPGTKLESSGGLSLPNAADYAGTGVDYLAVGALTHSVQVLDLGLDL; encoded by the coding sequence ATGATCGACCTGACCTGTACTGCACTAAGCGAGGGCGAGCTCACCGAAGCTCGTGGCGTCATCGCGCGGGCACTCGACGAGGACCTGCGCTACGGACCGGATGTGACCACACTGGCCACGGTGCCCGCCGACGCCACCACCACAGCCTCGGTGGTGAGCCGGGAACCCGGCGTGCTCGCAGGAGCGGACGTCGCGTTGATGGTGCTCGACGATGTGCTCGGCCCCGACAGCTACCGGGTCACACACCGGGTGCCCGACGGTTCGCGGCTGGAACCCGGCGGGGTCGCTCTGACGATCGAGGGTCCGACCCGGGGGATCCTGACGGCCGAGCGCACGATGCTGAACGTCCTGTGCCACCTGTCCGGCATCGCGACGACGACGGCGGCGTGGGTCGAGGCGATTTCTGGAACGCGGGCCCAGATCCGCGACACCCGCAAGACGCTGCCCGGCCTGCGCGCCCTGCAGAAGTACGCCGTCCGCGTCGGTGGCGGAGTGAACCACCGCATGGGACTCGGTGATGCGGCGCTGATCAAGGACAACCATGTCGCCGCGGCGGGCTCGATCCTGGCCGCGCTGCGCCAGGTGCGCGCCGCGGCGCCGGACCTGCCGTGCGAGGTCGAAGTGGATTCGCTCGAACAACTCGACGAGATCCTCGCCGAGGATGTCGAGCTGGTGTTGCTCGACAACTTCCCGGTGTGGCAGACACAGATCGCGGTGCAGCGCCGCGACACGCGCGCGCCCGGCACCAAGCTGGAGTCCTCCGGCGGCCTGTCCCTGCCGAACGCCGCCGACTACGCCGGTACCGGGGTAGATTATCTGGCCGTCGGTGCGCTCACCCACTCGGTGCAGGTGCTCGACCTGGGGTTGGATCTGTAG
- the bsaP gene encoding biotin synthase auxiliary protein BsaP gives MLDELPAPVGAGVYNVYTGAPAGSEVPTAAQLGLEPPRFCAGCGRRMIVQVRPDGWWAKCSRHGLVDSKDLEAQR, from the coding sequence ATGCTCGACGAACTCCCCGCCCCGGTGGGTGCGGGTGTGTACAACGTCTATACCGGCGCCCCGGCGGGTAGCGAGGTCCCCACGGCCGCGCAGCTCGGCCTGGAGCCGCCGAGATTTTGCGCAGGGTGCGGGCGGCGCATGATCGTGCAGGTGCGGCCGGACGGCTGGTGGGCGAAGTGTTCCCGGCACGGTTTGGTGGATTCCAAGGACCTGGAGGCGCAGCGATGA
- a CDS encoding nitroreductase family deazaflavin-dependent oxidoreductase: protein MSELPRMFPEWLDRIQIKYFNPIVKPLAGRMPGLSVIKHRGRTSGRAYETIVTAYRNDSQLAIVLGHGKTDWAKNVLAAGAADVTMSGDEVHIVNPRIAPSGDGVDALPGFARRQARKVAVFVADVQPKSVGHP from the coding sequence ATGTCGGAACTGCCGCGGATGTTCCCGGAGTGGCTCGACCGGATCCAGATCAAGTACTTCAACCCCATCGTCAAGCCGCTGGCCGGTCGGATGCCCGGGCTGTCGGTCATCAAACACCGAGGTCGCACCTCCGGACGGGCGTACGAGACCATCGTGACCGCATACCGCAACGACTCCCAGCTGGCGATCGTGCTGGGCCACGGCAAGACCGACTGGGCCAAGAACGTCCTGGCTGCCGGCGCGGCCGACGTCACGATGTCCGGTGACGAAGTCCACATCGTGAACCCGCGGATCGCCCCCAGCGGCGACGGCGTCGATGCGCTGCCGGGGTTCGCCCGCCGCCAAGCCCGCAAGGTCGCCGTCTTCGTCGCGGACGTCCAGCCGAAATCGGTTGGACACCCCTGA
- a CDS encoding NUDIX hydrolase, whose amino-acid sequence MAHIITEHEVLAVVFQVRVPASADTDGKPALHVLLWQRALDPERGRWSLPGGRLGADEDLTSSVRRQLAEKVDLRELAHLEQLAVFSDPIRVPGPRTIASSFLGLVPSPATPELPSDTCWHAVSDLPPMAFDHGPMVEHARIRLGAKLSYTNIGFALAPDEFALSTLRDIYSAALGHHVDATNLQRVLERRNVITRTGTTARSGRSGGRPAALYRFADSRYRVTDEFAALRPPG is encoded by the coding sequence GTGGCCCATATTATCACCGAGCACGAGGTGCTGGCAGTGGTGTTCCAGGTTCGCGTGCCCGCCTCCGCCGACACCGACGGGAAACCCGCACTTCACGTGCTGTTGTGGCAGCGTGCACTAGATCCGGAACGCGGAAGATGGTCGCTGCCGGGTGGTCGGCTCGGCGCGGACGAAGACCTCACGAGCTCGGTTCGGCGCCAGCTGGCGGAGAAAGTGGACCTGCGCGAGTTGGCCCATCTCGAGCAGCTCGCCGTGTTCTCCGACCCCATCCGCGTGCCCGGACCGCGCACGATCGCGTCGTCGTTCCTGGGCCTGGTGCCCTCCCCCGCCACCCCGGAACTCCCTTCGGACACCTGCTGGCACGCGGTCAGCGATCTGCCGCCGATGGCGTTCGACCACGGGCCGATGGTCGAGCACGCACGCATCCGACTCGGCGCGAAACTGTCCTACACCAACATCGGATTCGCCTTGGCACCAGACGAATTCGCGCTCTCCACGCTGCGCGACATCTACAGCGCGGCGCTGGGGCACCACGTCGACGCGACCAACCTGCAACGCGTGCTCGAGCGGCGCAACGTCATCACCAGGACCGGGACCACCGCGAGATCCGGACGCAGCGGCGGGCGTCCAGCGGCGTTGTATCGGTTCGCCGATTCCCGTTATCGGGTCACCGACGAGTTCGCTGCTTTACGCCCGCCGGGGTGA
- a CDS encoding TetR/AcrR family transcriptional regulator C-terminal domain-containing protein, translating into MQLHKRDVVEAATALLDDYGIADLSMRRLARDLEVSPGALYWHFASKQQLLGAVADRILGAVQDCGGDWQERIVQTCGRLREALLSHTDGAELVSASFAAGQSAVMTDLLAVLAAAAADAGVPADSTESAARTVVYFVLGSTVDEQSRLQWDAAGADVSAPVWAENSDARFAFGLRLLVDGIAAHTRADV; encoded by the coding sequence GTGCAGCTCCACAAACGCGACGTGGTCGAGGCGGCGACCGCATTGCTGGACGACTACGGCATCGCCGATCTGTCGATGCGGCGCCTGGCTCGAGACCTCGAGGTGTCCCCCGGCGCGCTTTACTGGCACTTCGCCAGCAAGCAGCAGCTGCTGGGCGCGGTGGCCGACCGGATCCTGGGAGCGGTGCAGGACTGCGGCGGTGACTGGCAGGAACGGATCGTGCAGACCTGCGGTCGGCTCCGGGAGGCACTGTTGTCGCACACCGACGGTGCCGAGTTGGTGTCGGCCAGCTTCGCGGCCGGCCAATCGGCGGTGATGACCGACCTGCTCGCGGTGCTGGCAGCCGCGGCCGCCGACGCCGGGGTGCCCGCCGACAGCACTGAATCGGCCGCCCGCACAGTGGTCTACTTCGTTCTCGGCTCCACCGTCGACGAGCAGTCCCGGCTGCAGTGGGACGCCGCGGGAGCCGATGTCAGTGCCCCGGTCTGGGCCGAGAATTCCGACGCCCGGTTCGCGTTCGGCTTGCGGCTGCTGGTCGACGGGATCGCCGCACACACCCGAGCAGACGTCTAG
- a CDS encoding lipase family protein produces MEMGSVARASGAEWIGQAPHEPLKPRSAPVVPDKDPFYQPPAGYEHARPGTVLRSRDVELAFLGFIPQKFTATQLLYRTADFEGQPQAGVTTVVIPTERARKGPLPIISYQCAIDAVAARCFPSYAMRRGAKAIGSIAQFEFLLVAAALAEGWAVSVPDHEGSTGMWGAPYEPGYHILDGIRAAISHEPFDLTAESPVGLWGYSGGGLASAWAAEVQESYAPELNIVGAVLGSPVGDLGHTFRRLNGSLYAGLPALVVAALSHIYPDLDRVIDEHVTDDGREMLTRIQRMTTAHALVWMAGKDMAHMIDRPLEEILLTPEVQHVFDSIKLGTAAPKVPVLIVQAVHDRVISVEDIDDLAETYARGGSRVTYHRDLFSEHMLLHPMSAPMTLRWLRERFAGQPLRTHIKRTKWPTLLNPSTYRGMMTLGMITAKVMTGRRVERTPLSRFDL; encoded by the coding sequence ATGGAGATGGGTAGCGTAGCGCGGGCGTCCGGCGCCGAATGGATCGGTCAGGCGCCCCATGAACCGCTCAAGCCCAGGTCAGCGCCCGTCGTGCCGGACAAGGACCCGTTCTACCAGCCGCCTGCTGGATACGAGCATGCGCGCCCCGGCACGGTCCTGCGGTCGCGCGACGTCGAGCTGGCGTTCCTCGGCTTCATCCCGCAGAAGTTCACCGCCACCCAGCTGCTGTACCGCACCGCCGACTTCGAGGGACAGCCCCAGGCCGGCGTCACCACGGTCGTCATCCCGACCGAGCGCGCCCGCAAAGGCCCGCTTCCCATCATCTCCTACCAGTGCGCGATCGACGCGGTCGCTGCGCGCTGCTTCCCCTCCTACGCGATGCGCCGGGGCGCCAAGGCCATCGGCTCCATCGCCCAGTTCGAATTCCTGCTGGTGGCGGCGGCCCTGGCGGAGGGATGGGCGGTGTCCGTCCCCGACCATGAAGGGTCGACCGGCATGTGGGGGGCACCGTACGAGCCCGGCTACCACATCCTCGACGGCATCCGCGCCGCGATCAGCCACGAGCCGTTCGACCTGACCGCCGAATCCCCCGTCGGGTTGTGGGGATACTCCGGAGGCGGACTGGCCTCGGCGTGGGCCGCCGAAGTCCAGGAAAGCTACGCACCCGAGCTCAACATCGTCGGTGCCGTGCTCGGCTCACCGGTCGGCGACCTGGGCCACACGTTCCGGCGTCTCAACGGCAGTCTCTACGCCGGCCTGCCGGCGCTGGTCGTGGCGGCGCTCAGCCACATCTACCCCGACCTGGACCGCGTCATCGACGAACACGTCACCGACGACGGCAGAGAGATGCTGACGCGCATCCAGCGGATGACCACGGCGCACGCCCTGGTGTGGATGGCCGGCAAGGACATGGCGCACATGATCGACCGCCCCCTCGAGGAGATCCTGCTGACCCCCGAGGTGCAACACGTCTTCGACAGCATCAAGCTCGGGACCGCGGCGCCCAAGGTTCCGGTGTTGATCGTTCAGGCGGTCCACGACCGCGTCATCTCGGTCGAGGACATCGACGACCTGGCCGAGACCTACGCCCGTGGCGGGTCCCGGGTGACGTATCACCGCGACCTGTTCAGCGAGCACATGCTCCTTCATCCGATGTCCGCGCCCATGACGCTGCGTTGGCTGCGGGAACGCTTCGCCGGGCAGCCGTTGCGCACACACATCAAGCGGACCAAATGGCCCACCCTGCTCAACCCGTCGACCTACCGCGGCATGATGACGCTCGGCATGATCACGGCAAAGGTGATGACGGGCCGACGGGTGGAACGGACCCCACTGTCGCGGTTCGATCTGTAG
- the nadA gene encoding quinolinate synthase NadA, whose protein sequence is MTVLDQNTAHDLTARIVDGPGGYSGVDGDEQWAAEVRRLLDLRRATLLAHNYQLPAIQDVADHVGDSLALSRIAAEAPEDTIVFCGVHFMAETAKILSPAKTVLIPDERAGCSLADSITADELRAWKAEHPGAVVVSYVNTTAAVKAETDICCTSSNAVEVVDSIPADREVLFCPDQFLGAHVRRMTGRTNLHVWAGECHVHAGINGDELADQARTHPDAELFVHPECGCATSALYLAGEGSFPEERVKILSTGGMLDAARQTGARQVLVATEVGMLHQLRRAAPEVDFQAVNDRASCRYMKMITPAALLRCLVEGADEVHVDPDVATSARASVQRMIEIGQPGGGE, encoded by the coding sequence ATGACGGTCCTGGACCAGAACACCGCTCACGACCTGACCGCACGGATCGTCGACGGTCCCGGCGGCTATTCCGGTGTCGACGGCGACGAGCAGTGGGCGGCCGAAGTCCGCCGTCTCCTCGACCTGCGTCGCGCCACGCTGCTGGCGCACAACTACCAGCTGCCGGCGATCCAGGATGTGGCCGACCACGTCGGTGATTCACTGGCACTGTCGCGCATCGCCGCCGAGGCTCCCGAAGACACCATCGTCTTCTGCGGCGTGCACTTCATGGCCGAGACCGCCAAGATCCTGTCGCCGGCCAAGACCGTCCTCATCCCCGACGAGCGGGCCGGATGCTCGCTGGCCGACTCGATCACCGCCGACGAGCTGCGCGCCTGGAAGGCCGAGCATCCCGGCGCGGTGGTGGTCTCCTACGTCAACACCACCGCCGCGGTGAAGGCGGAGACCGACATCTGCTGCACGTCGTCGAACGCGGTCGAGGTGGTCGACTCGATCCCGGCTGACCGCGAGGTCCTGTTCTGCCCCGACCAGTTCCTCGGGGCCCATGTGCGTCGCATGACCGGCCGCACCAACCTGCACGTGTGGGCCGGCGAGTGCCACGTGCACGCCGGGATCAACGGCGACGAACTCGCCGATCAGGCGCGCACCCATCCCGACGCCGAACTGTTCGTCCACCCCGAGTGCGGGTGTGCCACCTCGGCGCTGTACCTGGCCGGCGAAGGTTCCTTCCCCGAGGAGCGGGTCAAGATCCTGTCCACCGGTGGCATGCTCGACGCCGCCCGCCAGACCGGCGCCCGCCAGGTCCTGGTCGCCACGGAGGTGGGCATGCTGCACCAGTTGCGCCGCGCCGCGCCGGAGGTGGACTTCCAAGCGGTCAACGACCGCGCGTCCTGCCGCTACATGAAGATGATCACCCCCGCGGCGTTGCTGCGCTGCCTCGTCGAGGGTGCCGACGAGGTGCACGTGGACCCGGACGTCGCGACGTCGGCGCGAGCCAGCGTGCAGCGGATGATCGAGATCGGACAGCCCGGCGGCGGCGAATGA